In Gracilinanus agilis isolate LMUSP501 chromosome 1, AgileGrace, whole genome shotgun sequence, the sequence GGGCATCGTCAGGTGCTCTGGGGAAcgacagtcagagacagacagcccctgccctcgcggagcttacagtctaacaggAGGAGGAGAAGCCACCAGTTAGAGTACAGAGTGTTCCATAAGTGCATCAGTTACAAAACAAAGTGCTCCGGGGGGGGGGGCGAAATCGGGacaggcttcctggaggaggtgccGTTGGAAGTGGGCTTTTAAGGGTGGGTCCAAAGTCAACAGGCAAAGAAGAGGGAAGACATTTCCAGCATCAGGAACAGTTGTGAGCAAAGGCACAAGTGATTGGGAGGCAAAGTTGCTAGTTAGTTGGGCAGGAATGTTGAGGGCAGGAAAGCAAGATGGCCCCGGGATGGAGGCCGTGACAGGAAAGCGAATGGAAGAGGCCGGCTCGGCCCTCCCTCCTGCTGCATGACGCCGGCCCGCCGGAGCCGCCTCGGGCTGCCTCTGCCGCTCAGCTCCCCGTCTGCGTCGTggccttgtgtgtgtgtgtgtgagagacgtTGCACCCTTGAGTGTGTTTGTGTCCGAGCCCAGGGCCGTGCCTGCCCTCCCCGGCCATGCTGTAAACTGGAGGGTGCTGGCCACGGGGCGGGCACGCCTTGCAATGTGTCCCCCCACGGTGCCTAGCAGGGAGCTACGCGGATGGGAAcgtgaggggagaaggggaggggcaCGAGGTCAGGGAATGGAAGCTGCGCCCCCCCCAATCTGGCACCTTCCCAGCATCCTCGGGGGCGCAGAGCCCACAGAAAGCGCTATTGGCTTTCCCTCGTGCAGCCGGCCCGGCTAAGCCCGTGTCAGCGCCGGCGGGCGGCTCTCCGGGGGCCCATCGGGGCGGGAAGCGGCTACAAGCGCTGATTGTATCATGGGGGGGCTTGGGGGGTCCCTGGGGATTTGTGCTCTGGGCCGGCCCGGCCCCGCGGCCCCGCTTCCCTCCCTGTCTTACTGCCGATGGATGGCTGGGAGTGCAGAGGCCGGGCCTGACGGGGGTCCGAGGCCTAAGGCCTGAGGCCAGGGGCCTGATGGGGGTCCGAGGCCTGAGGCCTGAGGCCAGGGGCCTGATGGGGGTCCGAGGCCAGGGGCCTGATGGGGGTCCGAGGCCTGAGGCCTGAGGCCAGGGGCCTGATGGGGGTCNNNNNNNNNNNNNNNNNNNNNNNNNNNNNNNNNNNNNNNNNNNNNNNNNNNNNNNNNNNNNNNNNNNNNNNNNNNNNNNNNNNNNNNNNNNNNNNNNNNNNNNNNNNNNNNNNNNNNNNNNNNNNNNNNNNNNNNNNNNNNNNNNNNNNNNNNNNNNNNNNNNNNNNNNNNNNNNNNNNNNNNNNNNNNNNNNNNNNNNNNNNNNNNNNNNNNNNNNNNNNNNNNNNNNNNNNNNNNNNNNNNNNNNNNNNNNNNNNNNNNNNNNNNNNNNNNNNNNNNNNNNNNNNNNNNNNNNNNNNNNNNNNNNNNGGGGTCGATGCTTTGGCTAGGGGGGGGGGGCCGGGGCGGGGGCCCCTCcggggggcgggggtgggggggcgcTCAGGACGGGATCATGCCCTTGGTCCTCTTCCTGTCGGCCATGAGCCGCCGGTTGTGATTCGCTCGGGCCCCCTTGTTGGCCTCCTTCCTCCGGCGCTCCTGGGTCGTCTCTCGGCTCTGTCCGTGGCCGCGCGGGTTGCCGGTGACCGTCGAAGAGCCGTCGTGCCTGTACCTGGGCGAGAGAAGCGCCGTCAGCCCCCGGGCCGGGGAAGGCGCCTGGACGCGGGCCGGGGAAGGGTGAGGGGGGAACCCAGAGAGGACCCgggggagctgggggggggggctcggGGCTGAGACGCAGGAGGAGGCCCTGAAGAGTCGGCCTCCCGGCCTCCCCCGTCCCTCGGCCGCTCGCTCACCCTCTCCTGGCCAGGTAGGCCATCCGCTGGGCTTCTGCTTTCTCCCTCAGCACGGCGGGGTCCTGGATAAAATGGTCCGGCTACGGGGGGAGAGGAGACGCTCTCAAGGCCTGAGCCAGACCTCTGGAGGAGGCCGTCATGGACAGACCCGCCCGGGGTCCTAGCAGAGGACGGGGAGCAGGAGGAGGCCATCCGGGATGCTGCACAGGCTGCTGGCCAGGCCTCCAGGAAGACGAGGCCAGACCCCCGGCCCTGAGTGCTCGTAGCCTCTGAGGCCCAGCATCCAGAGGCCTCTCCCACagtttacaggggaggaaacagaggctacGAGGGTCCAGACCGGAAGCCCAGGCACCTCCCTGGAGCCTCCTAATAACCCTGGCAGGAAGGCACTTTTCTCCCCAGAATATCTCAGGAAATGGAGGCTGGAAGAGGccaaatgacttatccaaggtcacacggctagtcAGTACTTGAGGCAGTTTTGGCACCCGAGTCTTCCTGACCGACTGGCCCCCAAGCAGATGGTCACTGAGCAACGCCCTGGAGGAATTACCATGTGGCTGGGCCAGCCGAGCCGGGTTCCCTTCCTGACCTCGCTGGAGGCCGGGCAGCAGATTTCCTTCCCATCCTTCAAGGCCCTCCTCAGGTGCCACCGCTTGGCACTGATCAATCGTGACCAACAACAGCTAATGCCCAGACAGCTAAGTGTGAGCCCTATGGCAGCCCTCTGGGGTCACTGCTACTATGATCCCCatttgtacagataaggaaactgaggcagaggggaaGGGACTCAAAAGGACGACAGCTGGTAAATGCCAGGCAGgcctgaactcgggtcttcccagTCAAAGGAGATCGGATTCGTCAAAGCCTCAGCATGGTGCCTGGTGCGGGGTAAACGTTTCTGGGCCCTCCCTCACCCCGACTCCAATGCCATCCACCGGGAGATGCTGGGGTGAATGACGTCGGGGTGGTTTGGGCCAGGCCAGCCTCTGGGCTttggtccctcccagctctacgGGTGACCAGCAGTCACCGGGCCACCCATCCCCTGAGGACCGGCCCAAGGGGAGACAGAGACCCCCAAGACTTCTACAGTGGAGAAGGAGGAGGCCGCTGGGGAAGGAGTGCCCAGGACTGCCGGGGACACGTACCTTGGGGCCTTCTTCTTcagcctcctcctcttcctcctcttcgtCGTCGGGCCCCTCGTGAGGCACTTTGGTTCTCAGCACCTGCGGGGTGGTGAACGGCCTGACGGATTTAAGAGACGGACGTCAGTCTTTGGGGGGTTCTTCCTCCCACGGAAGGCAGAGATTTTTCCCTCTAAATCACAGCTCGGACGTGCCACCTCCTATAGGAAGTCCGTCCTGATCCTCCGGCTACAAGCACTCTTTTACCAATTATCCATCCACCATCCACAGTATTTGCTCTCTGCGTAGGGGATGGTCCTTCTTGCTCCCTGCTAAAAGCCTGGAGGCCCCCCGAGACAAGGCAGGTGCTAAGAAGCGCTCACTGGGGCACAGAACCCCACGTTGTCTCCTTGTCTGTCCTCGTGTcccagcacccagcacagtgcctggccaaGGAGGCCACCCTGGAGGGAGAAGAGGCTCGGGGGAAGGAAGAAACGCCTCCCTGACAGGACAGGGAGCTCCCTCCCGAGTCTCCTGCCTGGCCTGGGAGGGCACATTGCCAGGAGCCATAAGGCAGGGGGCTCTGCCTGGCTCTTCTCCCTGCAAGGAGGGATCCCGTCCGAGCCAGGCCCGGCCCCTCCTGCTCCTGGCAGTGTGGGGacatctgggggggaggggaagggaaggtgcCCCCCTCACCTGCCTACTTATTTATCTCCAGACACACGTGAGCTTCGGGGGCAGGCAGGATGTGCCTGTCCCTCTGTGCCAGCAGCCCCCCGTCCTTCCTGCCCCTGCCCTGGGAGAAATCCCCCTCAAAGCCCTGATCTGGAGTTGGACTCCCAGCCCCACCtctcgggcctcagtttcccctctgcCATGAGGCAGGTGGATGACGACGGCCCCAGGGTCCCTCCGGGTCTGGCCTTCCCTCACCACCCCCTCGGCGCCAGCCTCCGGGCCTGCCCCCACCTCCGGCTAATGAGCTCGTCGTCCGAGTCCGCGTCGTTGGCGCCCACTTGGTTGCCGTCGTACGTGTCGTCGTACTCGTCCTCGTAGTTGTCCCTGCAGAGCTGGCCCTCTGCGGCCCCCTCCTGGACAGGAACCTCGTCCACCACCATGCTGTACTGGCTGTAGCGCTCCCTCTGCTCCTGGACCAGCCGCTTGTCGTTGAGCAGGCTGCGGGTGTTCTCGCCCTTCCTGGGGGGACACGACACAAGTCGGGCCCGGCGGCAGCGGCCTGGCTTCTCCGGACCCGCAGCTCGCTGGCCTTGGCCCAGGCCCACAGAGCCAGACGGACTCTGTCCTCTCACGAGCTTCCAGGCCAGAAAACGCAGCTCAGCCACGAGAACGAGCGTCCGGCCGGCAGAAGCCCACCAGCAGGGCCCCAAAGAACGTGCCGGGTGACGGGAGCCTGCCTGGGTGGGTCCATGCCGGCAGGTCTTGGGGTCTAGCTGGGGCTGTGGGCTGGCTGCCTCTTTATCTCCCACGCAGGATGGATCCTTGTGGAGGGGAAGGACATGAACAGCCCGAAGggtcttccctctcccctctctggcACTCGCTGCCCTCTGAGAGCTCCGCCTTGGAAGGCTGCCTCTCCCCccgggcctcagtgtcctcactCACTGACCGTATGGACCAGGCCACCTCTGAGGTCCATTTCTGTTCTCCCAACTAAGGGCCAGTCAGCCAACATTTGCATCCTTTCAGGGACAAGAAACTCACTCGTTCCCCCAGGCAGCCTGTTTCACTACTGGACCACTCTGAGTTACAAAGTTCTTTGTTTATTTCTGGGTAGAATAAGCTTCTCAAAGGCCCCGACCAAGAGTGCTTGTCAGAACAAGGAAAGAGGCAGCTAAAGAGGGACCCTGGGCGCCAcgcctcatctgcaaaatgggcacaATACTGGCACCACCAGCTCCCGGACTTGTTGCGAGGACCACGTGAGATAACACGGCTCacatattttaaaacctttaaagtGCAATAAAAATGCAGGGAAAGAGTCATTTTACACAGAACTATGGAACTAAAAACATTTCTATCAACATTAACAGTGTAAATGGTATCCCAAGTTATCGAGCTTCAGAGGGTCACCCGGAGTATGGCCAGGACTAGGACCATTCCGAGGGCAGCTCGAGTTGTaatctctccccatctccctcgccctgttctgtctctctcttcttccctttcttcctctgtctctgtctctctctgtctctccctccatctctctctctctgtcacacacacacagagtgtctTACAAACCTAAGCTCTGACTATTCCTCCACAGCCCTGTGAGGAAGGGCCTgtgattatctccactttacagctgaggaaatggaggttcagAGAAGCCGAGTGCCTGGCCCAGGGCGAAGCTAAGGGGCTGAACTGAGACTTGAACCAAGTCCTTCTGAAGTCCAAGCTGAGCACCCCCTCAGCGAGGCTTTGCCCCTCAGTTAAAGGGATTTGGCCCAAAGAAGAGGGAGGGgccggggggaggggggaggcccGGCTGGCTCACTGAGGTCAAGGATGTGAAGGACTGTCTCAGGGCAGAGGGGAGAGGCTGGGGGGAGGTACAGGCAGTGGACTCCAATTCTGTCAGGCAAACCTTGGTACGGGTGTGAGGCCCGAGCGGCCCGGGGGCAGAGGGTCCCTCCCCCGAGTTTCCATGCCCAGGCCGAGGGGTTCTTTGTCAGTCTGCTGAGACCTGGCTCAGCTCTAAGGTGCCAGGATGGCTGGCGAAGCCCACGGCAGGGTGGCTTCCCCCAGAGCCAGCCCCTGGGAGGACACCCGAGTGCAGCATGAATagcactgagccagccagctgggGCAGGGAGGCCTTGGGAACACGGGGCTCCTCGAGCAACCCCCGGGACGAGCCACCtctcagtttctccttttgaTCCGACCCATCACAGGATCCGAGCTCTATGGccagaaggggcctcagaggcctcCTAGTCCAACCACCCTTCTttacaaagaggaaactgagacccagagacttGTCCGGGGTGCACAGAGAGCGAGCAGCAGAGGCAGAGCCCTGCCCACTGGCCCCCAGGGGAGCTGGGAGCCCTCAGAGGAGGGAATGGGGGGGCCCCGGGCCTGGTGCCTTGTACACAGGAGGGGATCAATCAGTGTTTCTCTAGCTGCCACCTGCTTCCTGAGGAAGGACGGTCACAGTCTGGATCCAGACCCAAGTAAAcgtcctcccttttctttctgaaCACTTAGTATTTGAGCTCCCTTCCACAACAGGATTAATACAGAAAACTCTCATGtgatggcacatgtaaaacctatgaCTGCGGGCCATCTGGGGGGAAGAGATTCAAGACTCGACATTCCTTGAAACATgctggaaactgtttttacacctaattggggaaaaaataaaataaattccaactaaaaaataaaaaataaatgtttctggCTCATCACTGAGAAAGAGGAGCTTTGCCAAGGTCACCAAGGCCTTCTGGGGAGGCTCCCTTCCTCCCAGCCCCAGCCTGAAGCTTGGCCTTCACCACGGTGAGGTCTTCCTAGTCTCCCCCGGCCCCCCGCCCCAGCTGCTACACTCCGGCCCCCCTCCAACATTCTCTTGGGCATCTGTGCTGCCAGAGCAGCACAGAGTGGGGGGATGAGGGAGACCCAGTGATCTCTGGTCCCCTCTGACTCTGGGCTCTTCAACTAGACTGGAGCCTTGTGGAGGGCAGGGCCCCCCCACAGTGTGCCTGGCACAGTGTCTCATCAAGCCGACAAGCATGTGGTTATGAAGGGCTCATCGTGCCCAGCTCTGTGCTAAGCTTGGGGCAAAGAGGCAGGAAGAAGCTCAAGGATGCCCCTGGGACGTGCCTCCCTGGTGGGGGGTCAGCCACGGCCTGGGAACGGAGGCCGCCCTGAAGGCAGCTGCTTTGGGCAATCCTGGGGCTCTCAGCAGCAGCTCCTGGGCCGCCCTCAACAGCAGGGGTAAATGGCCTGGCGAGTGCCCGAAGGGCCGCAGGTCAGCAGCTCACCACGCTGAGCTTCTGCAGGAAAGCCGGCCCTTGGGCTGAGGAGCTGGCACGAGACCCCTGGCCTGCACGGACGGGCCCGGCTGCCCTCTGGTGCGCAggtccctctccttccttcctgtcctTCCCCCACAGCACCTCCAGGGCCCTGCCTCCTCCCATGGCACAGCTGCCAACGCAGGATAAAGATGCCAAGGTTGGCATCTGGGAATGTGGCAATGCAGGTGACTAAGCAATTTGTAATCTCTTCCTGCCCAGCCAGCTGGACGGCTTTGCCAGAGCCGGGGCAGAGACGCCTGAGAGGAGCCTCGGCCTCCAGCCTCCTCGGCCGGAGCCCTCGGGTATCCTGAAGGGGCACGTCCAGATGCGGGGGGAGGGCTGTGACAAGGGGACGAGGCTCGAGTCGGGGCTCTCCACGGCCTAAGCACCACCCCTGAGTGCCCCCTCGCGCCTGTGGCACAATCAGGATTACGAGGCCCCCTGAAATGGGCCGACGGGTGGCAGAGAGAGGCGGGCCAGCGCTGTGGTGAGCTCCCTGTCCTGGGGGGTCTCCAGAGGCTGGCTAGCCGCCTGCCGGGACGCCGGGCCTCCGAGGTCCTTCTCGGCTCCAAACTCCCGGCTGCCCCCACCCAGAGCTGGCGGGGCCTGGCGGGGCCTTCGTTCCAACCCCTCAGCGTACAGAGAAGCCGAGTGCGGCCCGAGAGGCCGAGGGGCTGCCCGAAGGTCCCGGCTAGTAACCGTCGAACAAAGGAGGCAAAGCGAAGGGCTGGAGGCGGCCCCCGCTGCCTGCCAGCCTGGCCATGCGCCGGGGGAGGCCCGAGAACCTTCGGGCACCCGAAGGGAAGGGCCGGAGCCGGAGGCCGCACTCACCTCCTGCCTTTCTGCACCCGCGACAGGTCCACCGAGTCTCTGCTGAACACATCAAACTCGTCGTTCTGGAAAACGTTATGGCGAGAATTGATGAGCGGGGTCGGGCCTGGCTGCATCTGCCTGGGGAGACACGGCACACGTGGAGCCTGAGCAGGGGGCCCCGTGCCCCGGCCAGGCTCCCTCCGCCTGCCGGGGGCCGGGGAGGGGTTCAGCCCAGGAGTTGGCCCAGCTGGGCCGAGAAGCACTCAGATTCCTGGGGGCAGAGGAGGAGTCTGGGGGAAATGGGGGGCTCTGCTCACAAGCCCCCAAAAGAGAAATCCTCCCCCGGCTCCACTTCCTGTCCAGCAGCCCCTGCACGAAGGGCCAACAGAGAGGACTGAATGGGGCTGCGGGCAGGGCAGGGGCAGGAAGTGGCGCAGATAAGATCAGATTCTCTGGATGTTTTTCTAGAATTTTAAGGCATCCTAAAAGCCCGGATTGGAGACAAAGGGGCGCCCGGGGTCACTGTGAGGCCCCGAGAAAGCAGCAGCACCACACCTGACTAGGAGTCTGCGGCTGCGGCTCAGAGCCCGCCAAGGCAGGGAGCCAGGCCGGACGAGgctcctgccttccctcccccacGAGGAGAGCCCGGAGGCCTGCGGCCGGCAGACACAGAAGAGGATGCCGAGGGAGACGGCTCTAAGAGCCCATTCCAGGCCCCGCTGAGGAAGCCCCGAAGGTTCTCGGGGTTCTCAACGGAATCCTAGGAGAGCGTCGGGGCTGACGTCTGGGGGGCCTCGTCGAGAGCCCACCTGTTGAGGCTGCGGTCGAGGCCGCTCAGCGCCGGGGCCAGCCTGTCCTCCAGGATGTTGTTGATCACCTGCTCCGCGCTGTAGCCGTAGTGCTCCAGGCAGGCCAGGATGAAGCCCTCGCCCAGGTCCGGCAGCAGGTCCTTCACCTGCGAGATCAGGGAGTCGAGCTCGACTCCGGAGATGCGGGAGGCGGCGGGCGCGGCGGCTGCCGCCCCGGCACACTGTGGGAGAAGCAGAGGAGTGAGACGCTTGGCCGCGGggcctgggcctcagtttcttccgctgtaaaatgagggcttgTCCCCGACAGCCCCGAAGGGAGCAGAGCACGGCCTCTGGGGCGGAGGCTGGCGCTGACCCCTTGAGGCCTCCGTCGGGCCCTTTGCCTGTAACCTAGATCAGAGCCGCAGGCTATCCAGGCCCCTCCGTGGCGATGGGCCCCTCCGTGGCGATGGGTCCCTAGCTCAGGCCTCCCGGAAGCCCCAACAGAGAGGGGCACCGCGCTGAGGGAGATTCCAGGAGGCACCCAGACCCTCTGCCAGCGAGCAGACGGGCAAGGACAGGGAACAGAATGACCAACTGCAGTGGAAGGAATCTCGGTACAGTCCTCCGCCTCCCAGCCCCTCCCttctccgggcctcagtttctctccctGTAAAAGGGGGCTCCTCAAAGATCTGCCAAGGGAGAGGGGCAGAGACACGGGACCCACCTCGTCCTCATGGTGGGCGGGCTTTGGCTGGGCGGGGGCCGCCCTGGGGGCCGGCTCTGGGGCCCGAAGCCTCTCCAGAGGCTTGGAAGGTGATGAGTCCTTGGTGGAAGCTTTCTTTCTGTCCACGCCTTCCCAAGCCCCCTCCACGGCCTGCAGGATGTAGGCAGTCCGGGTCTCGTCCCTGGGGGCCTGTTAAGGTGTCTGACCCGCTTTTCCCCCAGCTTCTGCAGCCTCGGCGCCCGCTTCGACCCCCTCCTCCCCGGAGCCCCAGGGGACAGAGCAGCGGGCTTGGGGTCAGAACGACCCGAGTtccaatcccatctcagacacttggCACTCGTGTGACCCAGAcaaatctgcaaaatggggatcaaCAGCAGGCCAGGGGCTCACCCAGCGCACTGGGATCCTCGGAGCGCCACATAAGGGCGGCCTATTTATCCTCCGGCCGCCAAGGACACGGGCAGAAATTTGGGCCACACTGGAAGCGTGCGGGGCCTCTGTAGGGGGCGTATACTTCAGGCAATTAGCGGGGAGCCAAGATAACCCCCCATTAGGCTGTGTCGGGGGGCCATGGCGGAGCACACACAAGACACTCGCTCCTCCCTCCCCAGCCTGCTGCCAGGGAAGGCCCCACCGGGCAGGAAGGCTGCAGGTCAGCCGAGGAGGCACAGCTCTCCCTGCCCCCAGGGTCACGAGCCCCCTCTGTGGCACGTGTCAGGAATCCAACTCAGCCCTCCTCAAGGTGGGCCCCGGCCTACAGGGGTGACCCCCAGCCACCCACTGCTTCCAGGCAGACGAGCTCTTGTGAAAGGATACAAGGCCGAGGACGCCTGCTGCAGCAAACTCACGTCATCCACCACAGGGAAGAGCTCGTCGTAATCTCGGAGAAACCTGCCGAGCCAAAAGTCGAGGTGACCGGGGAGGCGGGGAGGGACGCCTCCAGGGAGTGCCAAGAGGACAACCCCAAGTCATGCAATCAGTCATCCCAAAAGCCAGAAGGGAGATCAGAGGTCATGCAGTCCGGCCCCCTGCCCAGCCCTAGGACGCCTCTGAAGGACCATCGCCATCATAAACTAGCAACAACTAGCATTTCTAGAGCACGTGAACGTTTGCAAGCGCTTTGTAAATGGCTcacttgatcctcccaacaaccctgggaagaatGAGCTGCTAtctgtcccattttacagatgaggaaactgaggcagaagtggagtgactcatccagggtcacccaaGGAGGAAgcctctgaggctggattggaactcaggtcttacaGGTGCTAGGCCCATGCTCTCTCCACTGACCAGCTCCGCCTGGTGTGAGACTGGCCCTGGGGCCTGGCCCGCTGTACTCACCTCTTCTCTTGTAGCAGGGAGCTGAAAATCTGAAGGAAGTCCTCGATAAAGGCCTGGATGTTGTCACAGCTACACGGGGGAAAGGAAGACTCCGTTGGGGCCCGCCTGCTGTCGGCTCGTAGGACCCTGACCTTGCTACCCCACGCTCTTACCTTCTGGGGTTCACCCACTAAAACAATGATCTCATTACGGACAGGGCAGGGAAAAAGCCATTTGCCAGGGCTCCTGCTCACTACCGCGGCAGGGGGAGGATGGGAAAGGGGCAGCGACAACCAAAAAGGCAGCAGAAGCTCCTCTGATGGCCTTGAGGTCGGGGGTCACTGGCCAGCGGCTGCTCCCCGGCCTCATTCCTCAACTGCTGGTCATCGGCGGAACACAGTCCTTCCACAACAACCTCCACCCACTGGCGGCTTCCTCACCTTTCAAAGCCCAGCTCGAGCACCGCTTTTCTCCAGGTAACCCCCACTGGCCCAGCTCTCTCCCCTCACCATTCCGGGCCTGGGGCACCCAGCACAGGCATCTCCTGTCCCCCCGGGGCCCGGAAGCTCCTCGAGGAGCTTCGTGTTTGCTGAGCACCCTACGTGGACGGGTGAGGCAGTACCTGCTTTCTAGGATGGGAAGGAGGCAGATCTGATTAATGAGGATATGAAAAACTTCCACCAACTTCTTCCGAGAATGGGAAAATCTCTGCCACAGGTCGGCCAGTAACCTGAGAAAAGGAAACAAGAGGAAGACAGAAAAGTGTGGGCAGCCTCGCAGGAACAGAGACAAGCAAGCAGAGCGGGGCAGAAGGGGGCTGACGCAGCGGAATcgccaagaaaaacaaagaacgACCAGAGGAGGCAGGCGAGTCCAAAGGGTGGAGCCTGACCCCAAAGGGAGAGCTGAAAAGCCACCTCCCTTCCTGGCAGAGGTGGAGGCCGAGGCTGCGGGAGCCTGCACACAACACGGTGGAGAGCTCTACTCCACTGGTTTTCTCTCTTTTGACTCTCTGGGTTGGGCACCAGAACTGAGGAGAGAACAAAAgctagaaatattaatttctaaaaaagaaatggggacaAAGAAATGAAACTGAAGGCTCAAAGACACCGAGGAAGCATTGACCAGCCCCAGGCTGTGTCTGCCCTCCTCCTGCcccttcctcaaaaaaaaaaaaaatttcctggaaCCTCAGTAATTGGGCCACTCCGGCAGCTGGGAACATCTGGCCTTTCAAGCCAAAGAGATCCTCGGCTTCCAGGAGCTTCTGAAGAACTCCTCTTGGTTAGCCCCCAGACACTGTCCTCTCACCAGGGGAAGAATGATTCCCCACTGGACAGGAGGAAGAgtttgaggcccagagaaagaaagggactTGGAGAGAGATGTTCGAACCCAGCCCAAGGTGACACCTgaacaggagagggaagaggaagggagctagagcttgactccaagcctgagaTGTGTCCAGAGACTCTGAGACCTGCTATGGACAGAGCAGAGCACTCGGGAGCGGCCTGGGAAGGAGGCCTTTACTGGCTCTGAGACCTTGGATGAGTCAATTCTCCTTTATCAAGGACCCATGGTCATTCTCATTATAGAGCTGCAGGGGGAGGTgtagtgggagagggaaagagagaagagaggaggaaggcagAGAAGGAGAGTGAGAGGAAGCTCCCCGAGGCAGGTGCCCATCAGGGGACAGATGATCTGGCCCTGGATGTCTGTGGAAGTCAGGCCTGGCTTCTAGGGCCCCTCCCTGGCCTCTGGGGCAGCCTTCATCCCTACCGTGGCTAATGAGCTCTGAGGTCTATAAGGGTCTACTGGGATCAGAGTCAGaggccccaagttcaaatctgggctctgaTGCTTCTGGCCAGGGGGACCTCAGGCAGGCCCCTCGGCCCTCcctcagcctcagcttccttccCAATCTCGTGACCGATCGCCCTCGCTGAGCTCATGGGGGGCTCACGTGAGATGCGGAGGGAGGAGCGCCTGGTTATCCTGCCAACGTCCGTGGCCGTCCTTACTTGCTATCCTCCCGCCTCCTCTTCTTGATTGCGGACTCCAGCTCAGGAATCGCCAGCTCGTAAAAAGAAGCCAGTCTGTGGAGGGCACAGCAGGGCGAGGGTGGGCACCTGGTCACCAGCCCCAGCATCCGGCAGGAGCTCCAGAGTCTCAAGCTGCCGTCTGTCCCTCCTCCAGGAAGACGAGGGGGGAGGGTTtatcaaccaaccaaccaaccaaccaaccaatccaCTCTACTTGTCTCCCCTGCCCCAGTTCCCTTTTGTCTGACCCACTAAAGCTTTTCACCCCAACACTTCCCTGATGGGAACTACTATGGTTTAGGAAACCCAGGTGGGTGAGTCATCCCTCTCCTGCTCAAAACACCTCCATGTGTCCCTACTACTTTGTAGATCCAGGGTTCTCTTGTCCCATCCTAA encodes:
- the ASCC2 gene encoding activating signal cointegrator 1 complex subunit 2, with product MPTLPLDELQITEKDPQTGKLRTVPALHPDQKADRCFVIYKAPPVDNCAAGVEEYLERAAFIADDLDWLLALPHDKFWCQVIFDETLQKCLDSYLRHAPRKFDELSAPPSAVSEMQKRLHRSVFLTFLRMSTHKESKDHFISPCAFGEILYNNFLFDIPKMLDLCVLFGKGNGPLLQKMIENIFTQQSSYYNDLDETVPTILQVLSDILQRCGLQSEGASTEPQRLEEKVRINPGAMPLQELRDVVLYLCDTATTLWAFLDVFPLACQTFQKHDFCSRLASFYELAIPELESAIKKRRREDSKLLADLWQRFSHSRKKLVEVFHILINQICLLPILESSCDNIQAFIEDFLQIFSSLLQEKRFLRDYDELFPVVDDVSLLQQASSALDETRTAYILQAVEGAWEGVDRKKASTKDSSPSKPLERLRAPEPAPRAAPAQPKPAHHEDECAGAAAAAPAASRISGVELDSLISQVKDLLPDLGEGFILACLEHYGYSAEQVINNILEDRLAPALSGLDRSLNRQMQPGPTPLINSRHNVFQNDEFDVFSRDSVDLSRVQKGRRKGENTRSLLNDKRLVQEQRERYSQYSMVVDEVPVQEGAAEGQLCRDNYEDEYDDTYDGNQVGANDADSDDELISRRPFTTPQVLRTKVPHEGPDDEEEEEEEAEEEGPKPDHFIQDPAVLREKAEAQRMAYLARRGYRHDGSSTVTGNPRGHGQSRETTQERRRKEANKGARANHNRRLMADRKRTKGMIPS